The following are from one region of the Bacillus methanolicus MGA3 genome:
- a CDS encoding iron-containing alcohol dehydrogenase, giving the protein MENFTYWNPTKLIFGSNQLEQLKTEIPQYGKKVLLVYGGGSIKRNGLYGRVVNYLEEINAEIFELSGVEPNPRISTVRKGVEICKKEGIEFILAVGGGSVIDCTKAIAAGVKYEGDPWDFVIKNAKVKEALPFGTVLTLAATGSEMNSGSVITNWELNEKRAWSSPAVFPKFSILEPENTYTVPRDQTVFGIVDIMSHVFEHYFHPEENTPFQDRMCESLLITVMEAAPKLLENLESYEHRSTILYCGTMALNGMLSMGFRGDWATHKIEHAVSAVYDIPHGGGLAILFPNWMKHNLKVKPERFKQLAFRVFGVNPEGKTDEEVGLEGIEKLREFWNSIGAPARLADYGIDDSKLEEMADKVMLEGEIGNFKKLTREDILAIYRASL; this is encoded by the coding sequence ATGGAGAATTTTACATATTGGAATCCTACAAAATTAATTTTTGGAAGCAACCAATTGGAGCAGCTAAAAACTGAAATTCCTCAATATGGAAAAAAAGTCCTTCTTGTATACGGTGGAGGCAGTATAAAGCGAAATGGCCTTTACGGCAGAGTTGTTAATTATTTAGAAGAAATCAATGCGGAAATTTTTGAACTATCAGGAGTTGAGCCAAACCCGCGAATTTCTACTGTCCGGAAAGGTGTAGAAATATGTAAGAAAGAAGGAATCGAATTTATCCTTGCAGTTGGCGGCGGAAGTGTCATTGACTGTACGAAAGCAATTGCTGCCGGAGTGAAATATGAAGGAGATCCATGGGATTTCGTAATTAAAAATGCCAAAGTGAAAGAAGCTCTTCCTTTCGGCACAGTTTTAACACTTGCAGCAACTGGATCGGAAATGAATTCCGGATCTGTTATCACTAATTGGGAATTAAACGAAAAACGTGCCTGGTCAAGCCCGGCAGTATTTCCGAAGTTCTCCATACTTGAGCCTGAAAATACATATACGGTTCCAAGAGATCAAACTGTATTTGGAATCGTGGACATAATGTCGCATGTATTTGAACACTATTTCCATCCAGAGGAGAATACTCCTTTTCAAGATCGCATGTGTGAATCTTTATTGATAACTGTGATGGAAGCTGCACCGAAATTGCTTGAAAATCTTGAAAGCTATGAACACAGGTCAACGATTCTTTATTGCGGTACAATGGCATTAAACGGAATGCTTTCAATGGGTTTCCGCGGGGATTGGGCAACACACAAAATTGAGCATGCTGTATCAGCTGTTTATGATATCCCTCATGGCGGCGGCTTAGCCATCCTTTTCCCTAACTGGATGAAACATAATTTGAAAGTAAAACCAGAGCGTTTTAAACAGCTCGCATTTCGTGTTTTCGGTGTGAATCCTGAAGGAAAAACAGACGAAGAAGTTGGACTCGAAGGTATTGAAAAATTACGGGAGTTCTGGAACAGCATTGGCGCCCCTGCACGGTTAGCGGATTATGGCATTGATGACAGCAAACTTGAAGAAATGGCTGATAAAGTAATGTTGGAAGGTGAAATTGGCAACTTCAAAAAATTAACTCGCGAAGATATTCTAGCTATTTATCGCGCATCTTTATAA
- a CDS encoding DUF378 domain-containing protein produces MSAIQRIALVLTIIGAINWGLIGFFQFDLIAAMFGGQDAALSRIIYGLVGIAGLINLGLLFVPNEREDEAAEARPTR; encoded by the coding sequence ATGAGCGCCATTCAACGAATTGCATTAGTTCTTACGATTATTGGAGCTATTAACTGGGGGTTAATCGGCTTTTTCCAATTTGATTTAATCGCAGCTATGTTTGGTGGACAAGATGCTGCCCTATCAAGAATTATTTACGGTTTAGTAGGAATTGCCGGTCTAATTAATCTCGGTCTCCTGTTTGTTCCTAACGAACGAGAAGATGAAGCTGCAGAAGCAAGACCAACAAGGTAA
- a CDS encoding ornithine--oxo-acid transaminase, with translation MKTKTELLIEQTEKYGANNYHPLPIVISKAEGVWVEDPEGNKYMDMLSAYSAVNQGHRHPKIIQALKDQADKVTLTSRAFHNDQLGPWYEKVCKLTNKVMALPMNTGAEAVETAIKAARRWAYDVKGVADNQAEIIACAGNFHGRTMTAVSLSSEEEYKRGFGPMLPGIKLIPYGDIDALKKTITPNTAAFLIEPIQGEAGIIIPPEGFLKQAFKVCKENNVLFIADEIQTGLGRTGKMFACEWENVEPDMYILGKALGGGVFPISCVVANKEVLGVFIPGSHGSTFGGNPMACAVSIASLNVLVDENLADRSLKLGKYFIGKLQEIKNPVIKEIRGRGLFIGVELHESARKYCEKLKDEGLLCKETHDTVIRFAPPLVISEEELDWAIERIKKVLS, from the coding sequence GTGAAGACAAAAACGGAACTTTTAATTGAACAGACTGAAAAATATGGTGCTAATAATTACCATCCCCTCCCTATCGTCATTTCGAAAGCAGAAGGTGTCTGGGTGGAAGATCCTGAAGGCAATAAATATATGGATATGCTTAGTGCTTATTCAGCGGTGAATCAAGGGCATCGACATCCAAAAATCATTCAAGCGCTAAAAGACCAGGCTGACAAAGTAACACTTACATCCCGTGCTTTCCATAATGACCAGCTTGGCCCATGGTATGAAAAGGTTTGTAAATTAACAAATAAAGTAATGGCTCTTCCAATGAATACAGGTGCGGAAGCTGTAGAAACTGCAATTAAAGCTGCGCGCCGTTGGGCCTATGATGTAAAAGGGGTCGCTGATAATCAGGCGGAAATTATCGCATGTGCCGGAAACTTTCATGGGCGTACAATGACTGCTGTCTCATTGTCTTCTGAAGAAGAATACAAACGCGGCTTTGGTCCAATGCTTCCTGGAATTAAATTAATCCCTTACGGTGACATTGATGCATTGAAAAAAACGATTACACCGAATACAGCTGCGTTTTTAATTGAACCTATTCAAGGGGAAGCAGGGATCATTATTCCACCGGAAGGCTTTTTAAAACAAGCTTTTAAAGTTTGCAAAGAGAACAATGTGTTATTTATTGCTGACGAAATTCAAACCGGTCTTGGACGTACAGGAAAAATGTTTGCTTGTGAATGGGAAAATGTTGAGCCAGATATGTATATTCTCGGCAAAGCTTTAGGAGGAGGAGTATTTCCAATTTCTTGCGTGGTTGCCAACAAAGAGGTGCTCGGAGTATTTATTCCTGGTTCCCACGGATCAACATTCGGCGGAAATCCGATGGCTTGTGCTGTTTCAATAGCCTCGCTTAATGTTTTAGTGGATGAAAATCTTGCAGATCGTTCATTAAAACTTGGAAAGTATTTCATCGGCAAGCTGCAGGAAATTAAAAATCCTGTTATTAAAGAAATTCGCGGACGCGGCTTATTTATTGGAGTGGAGCTTCATGAATCCGCCCGCAAATATTGCGAGAAATTAAAAGATGAAGGATTGCTTTGCAAAGAAACTCATGACACGGTTATTCGTTTTGCGCCGCCGCTTGTTATTAGCGAAGAAGAGTTGGATTGGGCAATTGAACGGATCAAAAAAGTATTAAGTTAA
- the yugI gene encoding S1 domain-containing post-transcriptional regulator GSP13, with amino-acid sequence MFEKIEVGSILTGKVTGIQPYGAFIALDENTQGLVHISEITHGYVKDVNEHLKVGDEVKVKVLSVDEEAGKIGLSIRATDEASAPAAAARRKPRKRQAAIQQYTQSDTSQGFNTLKEKLEEWIEQSQHDDLIKG; translated from the coding sequence ATGTTTGAGAAAATTGAAGTAGGAAGTATATTGACTGGTAAGGTTACCGGAATTCAACCATATGGTGCTTTTATTGCGTTGGATGAAAATACCCAGGGGTTAGTCCATATTTCAGAAATCACACACGGCTATGTGAAAGATGTGAACGAGCATTTGAAGGTCGGAGACGAAGTGAAAGTAAAAGTGCTTTCAGTTGATGAAGAAGCAGGAAAAATCGGACTATCGATCCGGGCAACAGATGAGGCTTCTGCCCCGGCAGCTGCAGCACGAAGAAAACCGCGCAAGCGCCAAGCAGCGATTCAACAGTATACTCAGAGTGACACTTCACAAGGATTTAATACACTAAAAGAAAAGCTTGAAGAGTGGATTGAACAATCCCAGCACGATGATTTAATAAAAGGGTAA
- a CDS encoding aminotransferase, with the protein MEQTKTYLSKTVDQLKPSGIRRFFDLAAGMEGVISLGVGEPDFVTSWSVREAAILSLEQGYTSYTANAGLLELREEISQYMYKYFGVQYSPKTEIIVTVGGSQALDISLRAIIDPGDEVIVVEPSFVSYAPLVTLAGGTPIHVQSLKENDFKIMPFQIEAAISDRTKAIMICSPNNPTGTMLSKSDLEEIGRIAEKYDLLIISDEIYAELSYDEEFTSMAAIPEMRKRTLLISGFSKGFAMTGWRLGFVCAPEELSAAMLKIHQYTMMCAPTMAQYAAIEALRNGRNDVEEMKKSYRRRRNYFVQSLNEIGLDCHIPGGAFYAFPSIESTGLTSEQFAEQLLIKEKVAVVPGNVFGESGEGHVRCSYASSMEHLQEAIKRIKRFLNSL; encoded by the coding sequence ATGGAACAAACGAAAACATATTTGTCAAAAACAGTTGATCAACTTAAGCCTTCTGGAATCCGCCGTTTTTTTGATCTGGCTGCCGGAATGGAAGGTGTCATCTCCCTCGGAGTAGGAGAACCGGATTTTGTCACTTCATGGTCGGTAAGGGAAGCGGCAATTCTTTCGCTTGAACAAGGTTACACATCTTATACAGCTAACGCGGGGCTCTTAGAGCTTCGTGAAGAAATTAGCCAATATATGTATAAATATTTTGGTGTTCAATATTCTCCAAAGACAGAAATTATTGTGACGGTCGGGGGGAGCCAGGCGTTAGACATCTCGTTAAGAGCGATTATTGACCCTGGAGATGAAGTAATTGTTGTCGAACCGAGCTTCGTCTCCTATGCACCGCTCGTTACCCTTGCCGGCGGAACCCCAATTCATGTTCAATCTTTAAAGGAGAACGACTTTAAGATCATGCCTTTCCAAATAGAGGCTGCAATCAGCGATAGAACGAAGGCAATTATGATTTGTTCACCGAATAACCCGACAGGTACAATGTTGTCGAAAAGCGATCTGGAGGAAATTGGCCGGATTGCGGAAAAATACGATCTTTTGATTATCTCGGACGAAATTTATGCTGAACTTTCGTATGATGAAGAATTTACCAGCATGGCAGCCATTCCAGAAATGAGAAAAAGGACACTGTTAATTTCAGGTTTTTCTAAAGGCTTTGCAATGACTGGATGGCGGCTTGGATTTGTGTGCGCTCCGGAAGAATTATCGGCTGCAATGCTGAAAATTCATCAATATACTATGATGTGTGCGCCAACGATGGCGCAATATGCAGCAATAGAAGCCTTAAGAAATGGCAGAAATGATGTAGAAGAAATGAAGAAAAGTTACCGTAGACGCCGCAATTATTTTGTTCAATCCCTAAATGAAATTGGTTTGGATTGCCATATCCCGGGAGGCGCTTTTTATGCCTTTCCATCTATTGAAAGTACTGGGTTGACTTCAGAACAGTTTGCGGAGCAATTATTAATAAAGGAAAAAGTAGCCGTTGTTCCTGGGAATGTGTTCGGTGAAAGCGGTGAAGGGCATGTGCGCTGTTCATATGCGTCTTCGATGGAACATCTTCAAGAGGCCATTAAGCGAATCAAAAGGTTTCTAAATAGTCTTTGA
- a CDS encoding Lrp/AsnC family transcriptional regulator, with the protein MKLTEKELEVVEILEKNARISIEDLSKMAGLDPEETNKIVAKLEELKVIVSYPTVIDWSKVDGHEGVTAMIDVKVTPKRGVGFDEVAERIYRFKEVKSVYLMSGAYDLSVVIEGRSMNEVARFVSEKLSTLDSVISTTTHFILKKYKHDGTIFEQTDDDKRIVVSP; encoded by the coding sequence ATGAAATTAACTGAAAAAGAGCTGGAAGTTGTCGAGATCTTGGAAAAGAATGCGCGCATTTCGATTGAAGATCTATCAAAAATGGCGGGTCTTGACCCTGAAGAAACGAATAAGATTGTTGCAAAATTGGAAGAATTAAAAGTAATTGTCAGCTATCCAACTGTCATTGACTGGTCAAAAGTTGATGGGCATGAAGGGGTAACTGCCATGATCGATGTAAAGGTTACTCCAAAGCGAGGCGTTGGCTTCGACGAAGTTGCTGAGCGAATTTACCGGTTTAAAGAGGTAAAGTCTGTTTATTTAATGTCAGGAGCCTATGATCTTTCTGTTGTTATTGAAGGACGCTCAATGAATGAAGTGGCTCGTTTTGTATCGGAGAAGCTGTCAACTTTGGATTCAGTCATTTCTACAACCACACATTTTATCTTGAAAAAATATAAGCATGATGGAACGATTTTTGAACAAACAGATGATGATAAAAGAATCGTGGTGTCGCCATGA